The window GATTTCGGATTCATCATTGCCTATTGCCAAGCTGCTGGATATAAAGGCATACGTTTGACTTTGAAACTAATGCATTTCTTTTACCAGACGTTTCAATGGTGTCACAAGTAATAGCATTTGAGAAAGTTTTTACAAAACGCGTAAGAATCAACGGATCTTGGGTTTTCTTGCAGTGTAACATTTGTGTAACATTTTTTGACAGAAGGTCCAAGAATTCGTTGACTCTAGAGCATATCGAAGGATTATCACTACTTTGCTGACGGACTCAAATACAAATTAGTACGACGGAAGGCAACGATTTCTCTTCGCGATTCGCAGTTCTAAACATTTAAGACATTAGAACGCCAACATATCGTCCTCTGCAGCATCAGTAAGCCAAGGAATTTGATCTAGAAAGAGGAAAGTTACGGAATATCTTGCTATTGACGGACTGAAGTGATATCTCTCGTCATGGATTCAGAGGACAAGATGAACTCGCGGAAGAAAGAGAAAACGGTGAGTATAGGATTTTAAAGTTGATGTGTCTATAATATCAAGCATCAGGCATTCTTTAACGTATACGGATAGAAATGCACACACTATTCGTCCTCTTTTTACAGAGTTTTGTCGGTATATGTATGaggatccttgataagtcgctCCCTATTGCAATATAACGTTATGCTTCAAATTACATGAACAGGATGCGTGGCGTTTCATGAGTAATGGGAGATACTTAGTAGATAGCTATGAAATTTAAAACCAAACGTGGCCGGTGAACAAACTGAAGTTCGTATGGCTTGAATCGTTGTACGAGCATTAATTTTAACGTCTGATCATGATCAACACTTTCTTGAAGTGTTGATCATTctatttttttagaatttttttataaCAGTCTTACTTTTATGACGGTGGATAGAACGAATAAACGTGGATTATTTTTGACGGAGACAGTTTTTGTTGCATAAAACTCCAAGTGGTTTGAAAGTTACAGTCGATTATGTCTAAAAACCAGAAGTGCTGCAACGGCGATTTTATAATCATGTGGTTTTGGGTCATTTGGGCTAAAGTATTTGACGGTTGATTCTGGCTTCAGAGACCGATATCTGAAGCCGGGGAAACAGAACATATGTCTCGATGGTGTCAGCTGGATGGATAGAAACTATGGGTATTGAAACTATCTAAACAATGTTGCTACCAGACGGCAAAGGAGACATAATTGGCTACACACCACTAATagatttcttttcttcaaataCCAACTGCCATTATATTTTACCAATAACTCACTCGAACCTAAGATTTGCAGAACAGGATGACCTCATCACCTACACAGGATTTTTGACTGGTCGTGAGCATaataatttcatggtttgggGTTCTGAAGTTTGATCTGGTCTtgtctggtctggttcgatgtacATGCTTACGTCATTACGAGACAtacgtcattcatgacgtcgtGAGCGATTGGCTCTGATAGGGTCTTGTCTCGTCGGGTTTGGTtcggtcccgtgtaaacggctcTAATATGATGAGAAATTGATTCTGTCTTATCTCATACGACAAAATCAATTCAGTCAAACGTGTACGCTTTAGTAACAGCTGGACAGGAATTAAATGACACGTTCTCACTATTAGTATACATCAGCTGTTCATGAAAACCACGAGATACATGTACTCTGATAGTCTATTGCTTGAAACATGACATCTAGGGCATTGTAGGGCATGTAGGCGATTGGTTGACAGGAAAGAGAAAGCACGACGACGCAGATGGCGACACAATCAAAAAGGGAGACGCACGAGATCCGAATCACGACCATTGTATATATTCAGTACACACTTCATAACAATACAACCCTCAGACACAGATTGTGCAAAGTATTGAAATTGTAACTGTTGAAATCACGCGAAAATAATAGCTCATACCGGCTGGTGTTGGACACCCACTGTCTGTACTATTTACTTAAAAGGTACTGACCTTTTTCTGATAAAACGTGAGCAAACTGGATCCAACTTGATCCAACTTGATCGGGCATCCTGTCTAACACCTGTGGCAATCGATGTTCAAACACTTCGACACTTCTAGGTCTACATCACTACAGTACTTAAAGTTGGACATCAACTGAATTTGTAAGACTATTTCTCTCAGGCTAAGTAAAATACATTTGACGCAAATAGCATATAACAGAAATCCTGTAAGTTCCAGTTGTATGATAGCCTGGGGAAACAGCAATAACCTTTCTGAGAGTTGCCCACTTTTCGAGGCAAGGCTAACATTTTTCCGAGTGAAGCTTCGGATCAAAGGCTTCCTCTATAACTCGGCCCTTGTAATTGACGCTCAATGACCGTTAAGCCGGAGAACACGAACAGAATACATATATAAGACCGCTATTGGGAACCAATTTGGAAGCCCTGAGACAAGACATCGTGTGTCAACCTGTAGGACCAATATACGTATAAGACTTGGGGAAAATGCAGAGGACAACGGAACTGAgtacaataagttatcattcataAATCTTACCAGTTTCCAAGACACAGATATGGTGACGCGGTActcatctttcttttctttctggGATAACCTCACCAGTTAGCATGTATGAAACAATTTGAAGCACAGCATTTAACCACAATCAAGACCGGCATCAAACCTTTCGTTTTATTTGTATAACATTTCTTCTATCGTAACGCTGGTTATGTTTCTTGTCTGCATCATGACATGACCTCTTTAAACGTATCAAACACCAAAATTATCTTCAACAGGAGCAAACTTCGCACAAGCTCATCGAAAAGCGACGGAGGGATCGCATCAACAACTGTCTTGCCGAATTGAGCCAGGCCGTACCAGCAGCTTTCGCTAAACAGGTTCGTACTGTAGGGTTCATTTTACCAGGCTAATGCTCGAGATATCAGTAACTGGAAATGAAATAAGAAGTTTGTAGTTGTTTACaggaaaaaaaataataaaaagaggaagaagaagaaggagaacgaAGTAAAAACATTGTTGACTTGTCAATGCGTGAAGATAAGCGAAATCTTGGGTGGAGGCAATTTAAAACAGGTTTGGGACTGAGGAGCCTCATACTCAGCGGTTAACAATGCTGGCTGGCAAAAGGccctgggttcgatcccggcGAGAACCCGGCCAGGATTTTGTTTTGGATGAACCGGCTTGGCTTTCGAAGGAACTAATTTTCTAGGCTCTTCACATCCTCCGAATAAGGCGTGAACTGGTGGAGAAGTTTAAACTGTCCTGTGTTAGAATGTCAGAGGGAAAACGTCTCTATCAAGTGAGAATCATGAGTAGCTGGTGATGGTATCTATACCTCTCGCCGAAGACAAAGTAAATAAGCCAATGAACCCAACTACCACAAAACCGTAGTGGAACGCCTCTGTGCCTCATCACAAGGAAAAACATGTAGAGGGCAGCAGCTCCACAATACAAGCTAATCGTAATGTTATAATATACGTGTATATGTGTATATAATTGTCAATTTATCTTTTCCTGTCTTTTCTTCAGTCTACAGGCAAACTTGAGAAGGCAGAGATATTGGAGATGACTGTCGAGTATTTGAGAGCAATCCAGGCGACTGAAATCGGATCCCGCTTTGAGAGCGGTGAGTAGGCCTACGGTTGTTGGCTATACCAGAGtccttcaaaataatttttatttgaaagactctggctaTACTaagtttttgagattttgaaaaccCTAaagtttttcggccaacacaaatacatACTTTAGAGGTTTTTCGGTGAAATGAAGCAAAATCCCAACAGATTTAAggaattctgaaaaatttctaaGGGTTCTTCATAGTTCTGAAAGAAGGGGCCCATATTTGTATATTTGCTACCGTACAACTACAGTGTACGATCGACTGGTATTATTCGCGGATCTGATTATGTGTACGCGAAAATAATTGTTGCACATGTAAATCTATTATCGCGAATAGCAGGATCTTTTCCTACAATGAAGGCTTTTTCCCATTCTTCTCTCGCTAATTGTGTTAGCATTTTGATTCAGGATTGCGCGTGTAGGATTCGGAAACAACGATTTCGATGCTAGTATCAACCGAATTTGGCAACCGGCTGAAAAAGGCTGCAAAATTGTTACAGGATTAGATCACAAAAAAATGGCATGACTTTAAAACTGAAGTACATTTTCGAAATCAATAATAAATAGCTCCCCCGGGAATCCTGGGGACACTCCGATCCACTGTACCATTCGAGGGCAATGCTTATCTCTCTTGAGGAGGGATGGGCTTGTCGATCTAGGGACACCTATAAGGTGACGACGATATTTGCATGCTGTTTACAAAACCAGCAGTTTAACCACGCTGAAACTTATTTTGCCTTTTTTTACAGGCGAGTGGTTTACCTCGGACATCTGGGGTGACTTCGTCGGGCATTACCAGTCCGGTTACAGTGACTGTATGAGAGAGCTCATCCGCTACATGACAGAGGTAGAGCACCTAGATACCGCGGACAACAGATGCGTCAGGATCCTCTCTTATCTCCAGACAAGGTTCAGACCAGACAGCTCAGTGAACAGTGGCACCGTCTACCGGGACAGCTTGTCAAGATCGTCTGTGAGTCCAACACAACGTCAACACGTGTCGTCATCAAATTCACAACGAAGCCATCACAGATTTTCTCCCTATTCTCTCCCAAGTGGCTCCCATACGCCAAGAACAGACGGAGACTTGTTTGGGGAGAAACAAGTTGGGTCTCTGGCCATGATAACCCCAGTGTCTTCATCAAGCCCCCTAGTATCTTTGGTGAACTTACCGAGGACTTCTCCTGCCATAAGGACACAAACGCATGGCCTTTACGGACTGATGAATGGCAACTTTGACCGCCTCATCGGTGTGGCCTCTAATGGTCAGCCCGCATTACAGTCGGAGTCACGAATATCCGCCTTCACCAGACAGAtccaaaaatgataaaaataatctCACATTTTTTGTGGTTGGCTCGGAAAGACGATATATTGATACAATGCTTAATATGTGTAGCTCTACGCGAAAGTTTGGCAGCCCTTCTTAAAACAGGAACCAGGTTACATGTAATTGTCAAAGGAGAAGAACAAGCGGAGAGAAAACATATGAAACACATCGTTCTCAGCTTATCATTCTAACAGTGTGTAAATAAGCATCACTGAGTAACAAGCAGTTATTCGTAAAAAATACCACTAGATATTCAATTCTATACATGTTCGTAAAGCTTTCTATAAGGAAAGGTTAAACCGCCTCGGCTTGAGAATCAGTTACTGCGATTCCCATATCTGAATTTCAGTGCTATCCTGAATACTGATGACATCATGTAAACAACACGACGCTGCACGTTTTGGTTGGGTTGGTGTATCCGCAAAGTTATACTCTAAAACATCGAATACAAGGAATAAGGCTCCGCCTCAAATCAATACAATGGTGTTAAATGGGGATGGGCCAATAAGACAGGTATTATTCTTTTAACAATGGCGTgtgccaatggagtcgcatgtgttataatcacTCTCTGTCTTGGCTGCAattgacagtgaaacgaaatcaacatcactggttacAGTAGCCGCATTTATTCTAAAAAAAGAGACCCATTGTGTCGTTTATGTAGAATTTATATTGAGGTTTTAGAATCCCTCCTCCTTTGGAATGAttgggggcggagcctcattccttgtattcgaggttttagagtatatcTCCAATAGCTGCTTCTCTACTTGTTTGCCACTGCTTTGTTGATTAACAGACTTAAGCACACGGCTATTCTGACACTGTTCCTTCGAATATGATGCTGATCCTGCCGTCCCATTCCGACGTCGAACCAGCACAAACCGGCCAAAATAATGATACCTCGATGTGAACGTTATTGTCTCTGGCCAACAATGCCGCTCCTTACATGTATGATTGATTATCGTAACATCTACAACAATCCAAAGCATAAAATTCATCGACATGAACTTTAAAACGTGTTGTTGTGATgtattttttattcaaaaacctgcatccaaatacatgtagctattggAGGTTGGATCTATTTCAAGTTTCACTTCGCGTGTGCAGGGAGATGCGCATGTGTGTTGACCGTAAGGCTGTATGACAAGTAGGATTTTGGGCACTTCTGCGGTGGTTCAGTAGCGGTGGCATCAACTCTATTGAACCACTCATGTACAGCGCCCAGTAGATCAATCGGCATTGGCGGTAACAGTCTCATTAAGTATTAACGctacatgttgtaaaaatatggCATTTACAGAAGGGGATAACGTTTGGTTGAGCTAACGCTGAAAACGCCGTTAGCGAAACAGGGAGGAGAGGGGTTCAGCGAGTGTTTTCTAACGTCAGTCGGAGTGCCCCCTTACTCAGTGCTACACCTTTCTGGAAATAATCACGTCTGAAGCTGTAATTGACTATCAGTTGCCGGGAGAGTCAATTATTCAAAAAAAGCTGGATCGCTGGACTGCTGCATTCACTTGATTGTGACCCATGGATCACCACCACCTGGCCGATAAATCGACCTTGTATGCACAGCCTAAGCTGCTGTAGTTGCCACTGCATGCTGAACTGTAGTGCACTGCAATAGCCTACCGGTAGTTCTGTCGTACATGTTGCAATACTCAGCCCCATACTGTCATAATCACAGCTGTCTAATCGAATGCCCCGACTCAAGAACATAATCATTCACACGTTGACTTTGGAAGTTCTTCAGCTACAATACATAGGTTTTGTTAGCTTTAATAGCCCGGCGCCGTATTTCTCTGGTGAAGAGTCTGAGACTGAGGATCCATGTTGTGTGCACTTGAAGCACATGGTGGGGAAACGTTAGGGATTTGGGAATTGGGCAAtccatccaggcggtggtgctccatgagtcacaatccagtaaATCCAGCAGTCaagtgatccagctttttcgaatattCGGGAAAGTCATCAGCGATCTCCGCTTGCCGATGATATCAACTTCAGTGGCACTGAGAGGACGAGAACAACTTAGAAACTTGGCATGATCGCATGAGCGGCAAGTACAGAGGCAATCAGTTTCCTTCTTCCGAGACCCCACAGTGCTTTTTCCAGTCTTATCGCAATATattgacagtacatgtatatatattgcgATAAGACTGGAAAAAACAGAAGACTGTCAGGTCTCGGAAGAGGGAAACTGATTGCCTCTGTCTGAAAGGTGGCCACCCCGCCTAGTGGAGGATTTTAAACAAACTGATGTCAATTCAACCCCAGGAAGGCAGCTCCACGAAGGAGATCAAGGCCATGAGGATTGCTTGAGCAAGAGTAACGTTTAGACACAAATTGCATAGAGAGAAAACTATACAGAGAATCATGACATACAGCAGTAATCTTTAATATCTCCCTGTACGTCGAAAATTGGAAAGGTTTCAGAGATTTCAAAAACATACTCGAAGATGTGTCGGTCAGCCATGATAAGCGTGTACATGCGTTATTGAGCAATTCATCAATGTACACGCTGTATCATATGGCGCTGACCGTCACATCTCCAGTATGTTTTTAAAATCTCTAAAACTTTTCCAATTTTCGGCGAATAGGTAGATACTGAAGATTACTGTTGTATGCCATGATAAAATATAGTATTCTGACTATGCAAAACAGGTGgagttttgataaaatgttttgTGATGACTTTGTAATCTTGTTGCAAATGTGGTCACCGAGATCGCATAAATGTATATGTACCTTCCAATCTTTTACATTAGTTgtcagtgggggggggggggggtgtttgtCAGTCGATTTGGGGAtgttgagctcttatttccacgtgCCTGTGGTGTGAACGCGCTATCAGCAGAATTCAGCGTCTCATTAAAGCCAACTTTGGTATGACGATACACAACGATAGGCTCTAGTTATTAAAAACCCTATCAAAATGTAGTTCACcacatcaaaatccaagatggctgccacttgTGAGCGAGCACGTGATATCTACGGAGATGAACGTTCCCAAGCCACCTTTGCTAGGTGGGTACATATTATAGGCATTAGCAAGAAGAACCCGTGtgtcgaaaagtaggtcacgacatcaaaatccaagatggctgacaCTCTATGTGCGCTCATTGTGAGCGCGATATCTCGTGAAGTATTTAAACAATACCTGTACTGTAAACACCCTTGTTGTGGGTAGTATTTAGGTAGGATATAGTGCGTTGGCTTAGGTTCGTATTACTTTCAGTATTTGATTGGTGATGTAGCACCCATTAATTTGCTTGACTTTGGTTCCAtttactgatgattttatattTGAATTTCTCTTTTATATTCCTTCACCAGAGGGTTGACCTATCTCTTCAGCTGACCCGTTCGGGTTGCTAGATCGGCCACGACCCCATATGTGACAAAAGAATCGAACTCATGACCAACAAGCAACACATCATCGCGGCCAAGCACTAcatccactcaaacatgtcagaaATAGTCGAACCGTTCACCCACCGCACCATaccctatatatatatatactagcAAAATACCCACCCGATGGGTGGGTCTGTGGAGGGTGGCAAGTCCGGGTTGTTGTTTATGTGTTCGATGTGCTTTGTAGTACTTCGTGAAAGACAACATTTCTAGTTGCACATCTGGGTGTGTGCAGGGTGAGTCCAGTAGCGGATCCAACTCTAGAGAGAGCCACATATAACATCCCATGTGAGAATACATCTTCTTGTAAGTCAATGCCTATGGACTGGAATGTTTGGCCTTGGGCCTTGTTTATTGTCATCGCAAAGCATGGGCGCATCGGGAACTGTAGCCTTTGGAATTTAAATGGCAGGTCGCTGTCTGATGGTACCAGTGGAATTCGGGGTATGAAGGCATTTTCTCCTGAAGATGGGCCGTTTAGGATTGTGACCTCTAGGACGTTTGGGTATATTTTGAAGATCGTGCAGCGTGTTCCGTTTGTGATATGCGGCGGGTTGAGAGAACGAAGAATGATCACTGGGCAACCTTTTTTTAGCCGTAGGGTGTGTGGTGGGAGTCCTGGTATATCCAAAGAATCAAGGAATTCTGTCGGGAAGTGGACTGCTTCTTCTGTTGTGAGCGTCTTATTGATGGCGGTGTATTTAAGTTCTTGGCCTGGGAATGCGCTGATGACTTCGTGATTGATCTGGTTGACAGTGTTAAACTTCCACAGGTCACAGTTAAGATGTACCCATCATGATTACACCACATTTACCCCATCCCAGGCACAGAAATTAGGATGTAGGCTACATGTAGTAGGGCCTATCCAGCTCTGCCTCTGGCTGGCTGGCTTAACTTAACTTGCCAATCCACAGAAGCAGCCCTATTAATGACCACCGGCACCGCTATACTGATAACAACTACACAGTACACATTTATAAGCCTAGCCCTAACAAACATGCATATCATCCATGATGTTACGGCcatggacatcacatgattgatGGTAGGCCctagcattttcattttcattttggccCACACAAAACAATCTATCCAGCACTTCTTCCTAACTTGCAAAAGCAGCATAAAGCAGCACAATGCCTGCCACACGCCTGCACAGCACAACAGCACATCAGTGTgctaattcatgtcattttcctACCTATTGTTCGAGTTTTACAAAGCAACCATGTGTTTGCAGAGGAACAAAAAGTCTTGCACACTGGATTGATATGAAGGCAACAACAGTGCACTTCTAAAGGTACTTACCTGTGTGCGAGACTATTAGTTCCAACCTCCTACAGCCAGGTGTCAGGATTATCCAGTGGGCTTCCctatgtctaaaaatagaatgtgCAGCTCAACAAAGGATTTCCTTGTCAAAAgcacattttacatgtaaatttcttcaatttcacaTGCCTAAAACCTCACTGGCAGTTCTATCCACTCACAGATAGTTACCAAATTGCTGTCGCTGTTTCCAATCTCTAGTTCAAAATtccacagtgctgccatctggcctcTGCATGCAAATTGGTGTCATCCCATGCTGCGCTGTTGGAAGAATTCGGTGATCAGAACTTAAAACCCTTATTGTGACCCCTTAAAGTCAAGATTCTGCACATTTTTTTCGCTTAAAACCTAGTGCAACCCACAGGCTCTATGTTGGTATGGACTGTCACCGCCTACGCACGCTCAATCTCTAGAAGGAGTTCATCACAGAATCGGACTTCCTCTCTTATTGTATAGATACCTACTTCTGAATGAGGGAAACCTTGGTAGTTTTATCATTTCTCTGTCAGGTTCGCCACACACGCGAATTGATACTGGACTGCATCCTGAACTGACGAAGCTAGGCCATGAAAAGGGGACACCCTGTTCATAAACAGCAAAATGACCTTATACTTTTCAGTAATGAAGATTCCTGGACGATCACTGTTGTTCGCCACATTCTGCAAAATGGTCATGCCAAATTTATTGTGGTTAATACGAGGCCTAATATGTGTTGGTCTCAGTGTCACCTGAGCCCGCTTGGTCTATGAATTATAAAGGGTTTTCGCCCTCGCCAGTCATGTGTCACAAATGTTCCATCACGCTCATCTGCAGTCAACGTCGAGCCTTCTTCAACTTTCTTCAGAACACTAATTGATATTTCCTCATCGTGCCAAATGTTATGTAATCGTGGTATTCGAATAGATATAACAGCTGGTGTTTTCTTCCTCAGCAAACAAATTAATAAGAGGCTTTTGCCATTCCACTCGGTGTCACAACCGTTACACAAAACCGGAGATGTCATCTCTGGTAGCCATATCTTCCCTCGAACTACCAAACTCTCTTCGTAATTCCTCCTCCTTGTAAACAGAAGCATACAATTACAAATCACATTCCTAACAATAATATCACCAGTACTGGTAATGTGAACAGCGAAATAATACTTTATCTGTTTTTTCTGACCAGCATTGAGCACCTTCAACTCTGTTccgttttgcatcaaatggtcaaatgcATCTACTCTGTCATGACTGTATTTTATTAGAACgatgttgtaacgtccgaatacCAAAAGCTTCTTCCTATTTCGTCGAATGTAGTACATTACAAATGCTTCTTTTGCATTGCCCTGTACTGTTATCTCATTTAAAGAGAGCAACTCGTCGTCTGTTTGAGGTAATTCTAAAATATATGAGCCAGCGTTATGCCGACTTTTAGCATTTATGATGCGGCACTTTTTTGCTCCTTGAAACACCGCTAGGTTTCCCTGAATGAATTTAACCTTCTCTGTATCGTGCATATGCAGAGATCCTGTGGTGAACAGCAGGTTCTTCTCATAATGATAACGCCTCTTGCGGAATATATAGACCACACTTCTGCTATGTCTCATCTCTACTacgtgaaaatttgaaaattcatcaaaacaggCCTTGAAGCCGTCGAAGACACCTTTCCCGGGCGACGACATCCAGAAACGCGATGGAAGGGAAAATGTTTTGTATTGCTGATTCATCTCTCGCTTTCCCTTGAAACAATTTCCAAGAAGAGATAGTGAATGATCGAGTATATTGGAAGCGTCCAACTACGATTGAACATGCTGATGTAGTTAGTGTAGTTAGTTACCCGAGCAATTTATTCCAACCGATTTCAACACATTTTCATCAATAGATACATGGTATAAGTCTTTCTAAAGATCTCTAACATGAATTCTGGGGGTGTCCCCAACAAACACTTTGTGTAGGAGTTTGTTTcttcaaaattgattttttaaacaCCACAAAAATACTTTCACCGAAATCCTCTCCCTTTGAATCATGATATTCTTTGGAAGAATTGCCCCAACGACGCTCTTCCTCTGCAGTTTTGCTGCCATATAAAGCGTTTCTCTATAATATATCGAGGAACAAATGTGTATTATCAAAACACGACTTCTCGATCATTCACCACTTTCCATAAGCAGAAATTATGTCGGACTTCCTGTAAGGTGACAGGTTTCGACcaatcaaccccccccccctccaatgTGATCATGGCCTAGCTGTCTACGCCaaacaagcatgatagctctcttctgattggtcaataccaaactgctgcttgaggaaagtggcgaatgggGGCAACGCTATGTCACTCTGTGCTTATGCTGCCTCACATGAAGTATCAGTTGGCTCTGGCTTTTCGGGACCTCTCACTGTATTAGCTAAAAATATACTTAccttttttctcatgattttaTCAATTGACCTTTTTGTGAATTCAGACTGACAAGACCGACCCAGAAAGATGCAAATGTAACTTTTGCCTTGTTTCTTAAAACTGAACCCGGCTTCTAAATCGTGATGTGAGCATCTTATAGAGCAGTGTAGTCGTGACCTCGAGTCTAACAAGACACTGTTTTGTTGATATATAAACCCGATCTCAGCGTCATTTGAAAGTGGCGCAAATATCACAGCGAAGTTCGTACTTCTTATTGAGCTTATGAGGCACATAGATGCCGTGATGAAAAATGAATCAAGACTTCGTAATACTGCAAGTTCAGTTGACAATGAATCGATCATcatttttttggtgttttttccaCTTCAGTAGTTGAGGCTGACACAAGGACCCGCAAACCCTTAATGAGCATTTATAGCGAAGCTTCTAAAATCATTGCCCCTCATCCTGATATACCCAATTATGGTTGGGAACTCTCCCATATACTTGGCGGCCATGCGGATATTTCGTTCCTTAACATTGTCGAGATGTACAAAACAGTCCTTACGATAATATTCCTCAATATCATTCAATCATTTGTTTATATCGTATTCCATTGCTCCTGCCATCGTTGAACCATATCAAGCATTATTAGCAAGAATCAGCTCTAGTTGCAGTATCTCGAGGAATATCCATTGAGCTTCAACTGTAAACGTTGCTCGAGTGTTACGATATTTCAGGCCCTTATCTTTCCTATTCAATCATACGGACAATCGCACGTCTTCTCCCAGTAAGACTGCTGAGCACTAATTTTTTAACagttcttatacatgtatgaactttGGCGTCAACGTTGTCGTTAATAAATAAAAGAGCTTTTCTGATGATTGAATACTTCTATCTGTTTACAGCCTCCTTGAAAGGAGGGAACTTACAATCGACCCCGCCTTCAGTCACTTTGacaaaaatgaaatcaaaacagGCAAGGTAGACCAAATATCGTGACCAAAGAATACAAACAACTAATAGTACTTCGTCGATATGACCCGCCACTGATCTTGATGCTGATAAAGCTATAGGGCTCCCTCCAACGTCCTAAGATAAGAAATACGACCAGCAActaaagagacaaattaataaATACGTCCACCAAATCAAGATAGAAAGGTAAGAATACGTCCATCAAGTCAATATTATTTTAGGAATTGCAAAAGATCTTGTACGCATCGCCGTTTATCCTGAATTATAATAGGAGGTGATAACTCATTGAT is drawn from Lineus longissimus chromosome 1, tnLinLong1.2, whole genome shotgun sequence and contains these coding sequences:
- the LOC135498961 gene encoding hairy and enhancer of split-related protein helt-like, yielding MDSEDKMNSRKKEKTEQTSHKLIEKRRRDRINNCLAELSQAVPAAFAKQSTGKLEKAEILEMTVEYLRAIQATEIGSRFESGEWFTSDIWGDFVGHYQSGYSDCMRELIRYMTEVEHLDTADNRCVRILSYLQTRFRPDSSVNSGTVYRDSLSRSSVSPTQRQHVSSSNSQRSHHRFSPYSLPSGSHTPRTDGDLFGEKQVGSLAMITPVSSSSPLVSLVNLPRTSPAIRTQTHGLYGLMNGNFDRLIGVASNGQPALQSESRISAFTRQIQK